A DNA window from Arachis duranensis cultivar V14167 chromosome 3, aradu.V14167.gnm2.J7QH, whole genome shotgun sequence contains the following coding sequences:
- the LOC107481941 gene encoding uncharacterized protein LOC107481941, whose product MSEVWLSLKNSLHYCKPHSTEVHDPMTSRRQQHRKKKTRDKVIEGSNSEKQHNGGDDAIIVDPVTHDIVLDDTSEEFKIKTYLSYPYTHLNNTREDGGNKGLEESSNRSTRRGMSLTKTQYVDCYQCSGFLKSKVSMHKGSNSVPLTSTCHHDHHHQCRDKQEKCVEGYSITENSVVQLDREDSSWKIIERICQTKYMNPQTTETNAAAHIECVLKVLTTPQTLASFEECRETVRNIAENMQPRCIADGNEVMRFYGTTIACSLGLVNYSSTLTCTLEQCGLCQILKHGFNANQEFHGERGILTTATSDQAFDSIILFEYDEEALPIVRKCVIVCRVIAGRVHNPLQEIQEETDSGFDSFIKKISRDSSDIEELFKFSLKEKAKEYESFDEEFKLNGIKQNSSMVIGICCSPLVSVVLVRFYWDPIHDVEKQP is encoded by the exons ATGTCTGAGGTTTGGTTATCTCTGAAGAATTCACTTCATTATTGCAAACCTCACTCAACAGAAGTTCATGATCCCATGACAAGTAGAAGGCAGcaacatagaaaaaaaaagacacgAGACAAAGTCATAGAAGGTTCAAATTCAGAGAAACAACATAATGGTGGTGATGATGCAATAATCGTTGACCCTGTCACACATGATATTGTCCTTGATGACACGAGCGAGGAATTTAAGATTAAGACTTATCTATCTTATCCTTACACTCACCTCAATAATACTCGCGAAGATGGTGGCAACAAAGGGTTGGAAGAATCATCAAATAGATCAACAAGAAGAGGTATGTCTTTGACGAAAACACAATATGTTGATTGTTACCAATGCAGTGGTTTCTTAAAGTCAAAGGTTTCGATGCACAAAGGTTCTAATAGTGTTCCACTAACATCGACATGtcatcatgatcatcatcatcaatgtcgtgacaaacaagaaaaatgtgTGGAAGGTTACAGTATCACTGAGAATTCAG TTGTGCAACTTGACAGAGAAGATTCATCTTGGAAGATCATAGAAAGAATTTGCCAAACCAAATATATGAACCCTCAAACTACTGAAACCAATGCAGCAGCACATATAGAATGTGTCTTAAAAGTTCTTACCACTCCACAAACACTCGCTTCCTTTGAGGAATGCAGAGAAACAGTGAGAAACATAGCTGAGAACATGCAACCTCGATGCATAGCTGATGGAAATGAAGTCATGAGGTTTTATGGAACAACCATTGCATGCTCCCTTGGTCTAGTAAATTACTCTTCTACCCTCACCTGCACTTTAGAACAATGTGGTTTGTGCCAAATTCTGAAGCATGGTTTCAACGCAAACCAAGAATTCCATGGTGAACGTGGGATTCTCACCACTGCTACAAGTGATCAAGCCTTTGAttccattattttatttgaatacgACGAAGAAGCATTACCAATAGTGAGGAAGTGTGTTATAGTGTGCAGAGTAATTGCTGGAAGAGTTCACAATCCTTTGCAAGAGATTCAGGAAGAGACTGATTCGGGTTTTGattcattcatcaagaaaatAAGCCGTGACTCATCAGATATTGAAGAACTCT TTAAGTTCTCATTAAAGGAGAAAGCCAAAGAATATGAGTCCTTTGATGAGGAGTTTAAA CTAAATGGGATTAAGCAAAATTCCAGCATGGTTATTGGGATCTGTTGTTCCCCTCTTGTTTCTGTTGTACTTGTACGCTTTTATTGGGATCCCATACATGATGTGGAAAAACAACCGTGA
- the LOC107482028 gene encoding putative ubiquitin-conjugating enzyme E2 38 produces MDLDSNAPNSAIKKRKQDEEDAIVGDNENSMNVGESSGSGDLCKSSTSGSLNSNNPNGSDDISGEDDEDMIDEGEMDEDPDYGSEVDYDEDYYDDVYSSMQDQFDNLPTGVEASLPWLKDIGSSECKQVGASEGSSSHGKAEAKDDIVMQKYRQFKQFDIVDSFPDHFFDKQGTSGAQRSKNWAKRIQEEWKILEENLPETVFVKVSESRMELLRAAIIGPQGTPYHDGLFFFDCYFPDNYPASPPKVYYHSGGVRINPNLYKCGTVCLSLLGTWQGRNNDENWIPGKSTMLQVLVSIQALILNEKPFYNEPGYSESYGGSRDGHRRSKEYSDNAFILSLKTMMYTMRKPPKHFEDLVAGHFRTRARDILTACKLYSEGAPVGSVVYNLGPTVSNSAAKNQKEFQLAVHRMMNTLIAFFTKNGSTDWEEFRSPEILNMSAAASATLTECYNSVSGVAALTL; encoded by the exons ATGGATCTTGATAGCAACGCTCCCAATTCTGCGATCAAGAAACGCAAGCAGGACGAAGAG GATGCCATTGTAGGCGACAATGAAAACTCTATGAATGTGGGAGAGTCCTCTGGTAGTGGTGACCTCTGCAAGAGTTCCACCTCAGGATCACTGAATTCAAACAATCCCAATGGTTCTGATGATATTTCAGGTGAGGATGATGAGGATATGATTGATGAAGGTGAAATGGATGAAGATCCTGATTATGGCTCTGAAGTTGATTACGATGAGGACTACTACGACGATGTTTATTCAAGTATGCAGGATCAATTTGACAATTTACCTACTGGGGTTGAAGCTTCACTGCCTTGGTTGAAGGATATTGGTTCAAGTGAATGCAAGCAAGTTGGTGCTTCTGAAGGATCAAGTTCCCATGGAAAAGCAGAAGCCAAGGATGATATTGTGATGCAAAAATATCGGCAATTTAAGCAATTTGATATTGTTGATTCTTTTCCTGATCATTTCTTTGATAAGCAGGGTACTTCAGGGGCGCAG CGATCCAAGAACTGGGCCAAAAGAATTCAGGAGGAGTGgaaaattttggaggagaaTTTGCCAG AAACAGTATTTGTTAAAGTTAGTGAATCCAGGATGGAGCTTCTGAGGGCTGCCATCATTGGACCTCAAGGCACTCCATACCACGAtggtcttttcttttttgattgcTACTTTCCTGATAACTATCCTGCTTCTCCCCCG AAAGTTTACTACCACTCCGGTGGCGTTAGGATAAATCCAAATTTATATAAATGTGGAACAGTCTGCCTTAGTCTTTTGGGCACTTGGCAAGGTAGGAATAATGATGAAAACTGGATTCCTGGAAAATCAACCATGCTACAAGTTTTGGTTTCCATACAAGCTCTGATTTTGAATGAGAAGCCCTTCTATAATGAGCCTGGATACTCAGAATCATATGGAGGCAGCCGAGATGGGCATAGAAGATCTAAGGAGTACAGTGATAATGCATTTATTTTATCCTTGAAGACAATGATGTATACGATGCGCAAACCTCCAAAG CATTTTGAGGATCTGGTTGCTGGTCATTTCCGGACCCGAGCACGTGACATATTGACAGCATGTAAATTATACTCCGAGGGGGCTCCTGTTGGCTCAGTCGTATATAATCTTGGTCCAACTGTTAGCAATAGTGCAGCCAAGAACCAGAAAGAATTTCAGTTAGCTGTCCATAGAATGATGAACACTCTTATTGCCTTCTTCACTAAGAACGGATCCAC